ctacAATTTCTAACACCACCTCAACCCCTAGGAAAGAGACCCTCCTCCTCCCATCTAAGTAGCCCTCTCATCTAAAAATTTATTGTGCACTGGAGCtcaatatgaaattttatttttttacaagaTCCGTGCACGTAAAGAAATACTATAGAAATTACATCGAAATAATATCTTTACGTTGACCCTTTCTTGAACCAGAACTGGGGGAGGATGAAAGGAATAGGCCATTGCCAACCCTTTTCCTCCTCCTAATGTTTTTTTCTTCCCATTTTCTACCTAAAATCAAAGCTTTTATGAACGTGATGGTCATGAATTCATGTACAACCatgcatttgtatttttaagtttttaaaaattattatttttggaatCTTGAGAGGAACAACgtgaagaaataattaattaaaagaataaaataaattcttgTAGACCTTTTCTTTCATTTGAGCTCCTTTGGTAAATAGACacaattcatatattatttcttgaaagcattttatttttttctcttttccttgaGGGGATtgtggatttttatttttattttgatcttttGAGAGGATCAAGAACATGAGTTGCCTCCCCTGCTTCAAGAAAAAAGCCGAATCGCCGGAGGACGAGGTGCCGGTCGCTCAATCTAAAGGAATCTCAACCACCCCACCAAATCCTGGTATGATCATATAACATCATATATACTTCAACTTTTCTTATTAGAtctttgaaattttgaagaaaatgaaatcatGTGGTTGTGTTTCCTATGTAACATGTATAtaatttgatgatttttctatttaGTTTCCCTGCCCTTTTATGattgggaaaaaaaatataccCTTTTGAGTAAATATGCTCATCACCCATGGTAAAAGTTCCCATCGACACGTATGATCAGGAGGTCAAGGGTTCAAGCCGGGAAAACAACCTCTTGCAGAATTGCAAAGCAAGGTTGTGTACTTACCCAATGTGGTCCGGCCCTTCCCTGGACCGCACGTACAACTGGAGCTTAATACACCGAACTGCTATCCAAAAGAATCTAAATATGCTCACCCTCTTAAGTATTGTAACAATTAGAGAATTCAGTAAACAGGTAGAAAcaagaggatttttttttttctttaagctGCAATAGGCACTGTGATTGCTATTATGGCAGCTCTTTTGGCTTTACCAACTCATGTCATCATTTCTCTACTTTCCTCTATATgactcagactcttcaaaaatgttgccTCACTCGCGTTAGATCGTCCAAAAATGCATAACTTTTGGAAGGTCCGACACACatgacaacatttttgaagaatcctAGCAACATAGACTTTCCTAACTAGGCATAACTTATGTTCACTTTCTCCATGCATTTTGGATTAACCAACCAGCTGAACCATTTCACAAAGGCGACAATGTAAACAGCAATGCTAAGACTTACACATTCCGCGAGCTCGCGAGTgcaacaaaaaatttcaagcAAGAATGCCTGATAGGTGAAGGTGGATTTGGAAGAGTGTTCAAGGGAACACTTCAAGGTGGAGAGGTAACATTACCTTAAACTCTCTCTTTTCACCTTTGTTGTAACTTTAACCTACTAAATAAGAATCTTTTTTTCGGTGTTTTTGCTATTACGGAAAATATTCTCTGCAACTGTTCTTCACAAAATAAGTCACTTTCTGGTGTTTGGTTGCGAGAAAATGTTCTCAAGAGAACATTTTTCAGCATAAGGGAGAAATGACTTCTCTCACTTTTGTACTGAAGTCATTTCCCTTCACAATTATCTCAAACCTTAACTTTATATCACCGTAAACAGCCTCacggaggtagagaggctgtttacGGAACACTGGGAAACATTTTCAGAAAATAAGACTTTTATCccgaaaaaaaaatgatttctgGTATCATACTAAACACACCATTTATATAAGTTCATCTATATCAAGGTGAAGAAAGATTTCAGTATTGATGTCTGGTTTGTACTTGGATAGATTGTGGCAGTGAAGCAACTAGACAGAAGTGGAACACAAGGaaaccaagagttccttgttgAGGTCTCAAAGTTGACTCTCCTTAAGCACCAAAATCTGGTCAATCTCATTGGATATTGTGCTGATGGTGATCAGAGGATTTTGGTCTATGAATATATGCCAATGGGTTGCCTAAACGATCATCTGCTTGGTAAGTTTATGTTATGTTGCTCGTACTCTCCAAaaactacttttggaggatttgacACACACCCGTTGATGTTTTTGAAGAGGCCTAACAACTTATGTCCGCCCTACTCTTCCCCCTTTCATGTTGTCATAAACTTTCTTGATTCTGTACTAACTAGTTCTACTACATTTCAGATCTCAAAGAGGATAAAAAGCCACTAGGTTGGCTATCCAGAATGAAGATAGCTTTAGGTGCTGCTAATGGACTCGAGTATCTACACGAAACGGCCAACCCGCCAATAATTTATCGCGATTTGAAAGGCACAAACATTCTATTGGATAAAGATTTTAATCCTAGACTTTCAGATTATGGTCTTGCTAAGCTTGCAGGTGGAGGGAGTAAGACAAACATGTCACCGATGATGATGGGAACTGGTTATTGTGCTCCGgagtttgaaaaaaatggtgaacACACTTTGAAGTCAGATGTATATTGTTTTGGAATTGTTTTGCTTGAACTTATAACAGGGCGTCGAGCAGTGGATACTACAAGGCCAGCAAATGAGCAAAACTTAGTTGCTTGGGTGAGTATTTTCATTCTACCACAAAgagttctattttttctttttaaatctcAAAGTTCTTGGGAAGGGGGGCCTTGTAAACAAAGGTAATGGTGCCTTTGTGTGACCTATAGGTCAAGGGTTCGAGCCGTGGAATCAGTCACTGATGCTTGCATCTGGGTAGGCTGCTTACATTGCACCTTGTTGTGGTGCGGACCTTCCCTGAACCCTGCGTGAACGCAGGTGACTTATAGGTCATGGGTTCGAGCCATGAAATCAGTCATTGATGCTTGTGTCAGGGTAGGCTGCTTACAGTACACCCCTAGAGGTGCGGCCCTTCCCTGAACCCTATGTGAACAGGGGATGCTCGTGCACCAAGCTACCCTTTAATCTcaaagttcttgagtttttttCGACTAAAAACTAAAGGAAGTTTTGAGTACAGTTCTAACTGATCAACAAATGTATGTGATTTTAATAGGCACAACCCTATTTCAAGGATCCAAAGAAGTTCCCTGAATTGGCAGATCCGCGTCTCGGGAAGAGTTTCCCTGTCAAAGGTTTAAATCAAGCAGTTGGGGTTACAGCAATGTGTCTTCAAGACGAACCAATGGTTCGTCCTTTGATTGGTGATGTTGTGGCTGCTCTTACTTTTCTTACAATGCCCCAACCAGATGACCCTATTCCCAGTTCACCTCCCGCTCCAACCCCAACGTCAAATATTGAAAAGTCAAGTCCAAATAATGAAGATCAAGAGAGTTCCGAAAACGAGGACCAAGGTTTTTCAGATGATGAGGATCAAGATTATTCTGATGATGAGTATGAAGATAGTGAGAGTGACCaacaaaatgatgaaaaagtCCATGACAAACAACGCTCTCAAAAAGTTAGTGACAAACGGAAGTCTCAAAAAGTTCGTGACAGTCAAGAGGATGAGAAAGCAAGTTCAGAATATGGATATGGAAGTGCATCGGGATCTTCAGAATATGAGGACAGTGGAGATGATGAACAACAAAATGAAACAGCAAAATCTGCAAAATACTCTTCGCATTCAAGACATAAAAGCAAGGTGAAATCTCGCGCTAAAAGTAACAACTCAGGTTCAAGTAGCTGAACATCCAACAGACAATAACACAAGGAACCATAAAGAGAATGcaattattgaatttaatgtTGCAACAATGTCAATGATGCTTGCAAACACGGAACCGATTCAAGTTTAAGTCACATATAGAGAAGTCAATTgagcaaaaaaacaaaaatctaatGGAGCAAGTGCTAGTACAAATTACAGAGGTAAAAGCAACATTGACACAAGTAATgtaattattgattttgttaAGGCAACAAGCAGCTTACATTCTAATTATGAAAGTTTTGGCGCATATTCAGGTCAGAATGCAACGAGGAAACAGAACGTTAAAGTAATTCGTTCAACTCATCCCAGAGTACATATTAGTAAAATATGTAACTGTACCTtgtaattaactttttttttcttcatatttttcattttgacaaacttaatttttacaTGAGCACTGAATTTTTTGAATAAGTCGACTTACTACAAAATATTGCGGCTTGTGCATGGAGATCTCAGGCCAATAAGCCACAAGCTCAAAAGGCATCCTTGTACCAACATCTTTTTGGCTTTAATAAGCTAATAAGTTTACCATAGTACTCCccttgtttcaatttgtttaccTGATTTTGAGTGGGCACGGATAACAAGAAAATaaggaagacttttgaatcttgtggtcttaaacatggtcaaaaaaggaaagatacATTCTTTTCTAGAGGACTacaaaggaaagtaagacaaacagaTTGAAACGGAGGTGCATCAAACAAGCTAATAAGTTTATTATACTAGTAGTTGCAAgatttgatttcttatttatgCAAGAAGAAATATACAAAACGCATATTAAGATGACCTACAAAGTATATAAAGTGTCACTAATCAACCAAATTGTATCTGATTATGTTTACTTCGAGCTAAAGCGGTTTATTTCGATGTAAACATTAAAGAGTCACTTCTGAGAAGTATTTTTAGGGATTCAAAAATTCATCTGCACAATCTATTGTCTAACATAAAAGGAGGGAGACTGCATGTACTTTTTTATGGCAATTTATCGTCGGTACAAAGAAGGATAGAGAAAAGGGTAATGAAATACACAGAGCACATGTAAATAAAGGTGTGCAACCCTAACCAGAAGGAAATGAATATCTATTTCTGAAAAGCAAGGTAACTTGATCCGAGATATTCTTACTGTGCTTGTAgatgtttcatttttcaaacgGATCATGATATAGCAGAGTTGACGTGAAACATAAGCAGCCATTGTAGAGTTATATCAGCTGAATGAGCTACGTAATTGAAGCTACAAGAGCACCACTGATCCTTCACTTCTTTTGTCATCGCTCTTTCTGTAGCCATCCGAGCTGCACGAAAGAAGTATGTTAACAGAGAGGAGAATATAAACAATGCTCGATGAGcggattgaaaaaaataaataccttCCAAGCATACATCCCCAGAAATGCTACAGTATCTGCTGACCAAACGACAGCAAATGACTTCAAGAAGAACGGGATTGCAACATTAAGCAAGGGAACGAGGAGAAAAAGATAATTGAGAGCTTCTTTCTCATCCTTCGAGCAGTCTCGAGCCCGAAGGGAAGGTATAGCTGCAACAACAGAAATTAACATTTGAGTTCCAATTTATAGCTAAATTGAGGGAATAGCAGCAAGGGTACAAATTAACTTTCTACAGCTATAaggatatttatttttcaacacATATATACAGTCAAAAGttcaatatattaattatgtctCCTTACATCGTATCAATCAAGGTAGGTTGATCATTAATATGAAATACATTACAACAACTTATACCTCTTTATTaaccaagaaaaaaacttaTACCTCTTTATGATAGAGTTTACTTTGGCATTCACAACCGAGACTAGAGTTTATACTAACACAAAATGTTGGACACCATTTACTATCTGAAGGAAGTAACATCAGATATCAAATAGCGACCAACTAAAGCTGCAAATGGAACTTCAGATTATAGTCCTCCAATTGAGAGAACAATGGAAGGAAAACGAAATGAATTAACGGGCCGATGAACAATATATATCTACTTCACAAAAGTAGCTTAATATCACTCATAAGCAATATTCTTATGTGTTCTACTATTTCGGGGGTAAGGTTTAGTTGTATAAAGCAACATTACTTACTAAACATCCATATGGACCACATTCCCATTAGTCTCCAGATGTCAGGTTCAGTTGACGGAAATATGAGATTGAAGGACAGAGCTCCACCTATCAACATTGAAGCATAGGCTTGCACTTCAAAAACAGTGTATAAAACAGTTCCAGGTTTCGCAGGGTTTTTCGTAGCAGTGGAAGCCCTTGGTGCAAAGGTTGAAGCAGTCTTTAGGACAGCCTGGAAGAGAGTATTTTGAAGTCAACACACATATAATTAGTCAATTATATTTGCCCATGTATagagaaaatttaaaatgtaaattAAACAGCTATTTTAAAATGAGTTTAACTGAAAGTAGGGATTCATTTAGCCgaccccaacttgtttgggactgaggTGTGTTTGCTGTTGTTTGTTGTAATTATAGAAAACAACATCAGAcacttgacatttttgaagcTGGTTGGAAGAAAACTACAATCTTTTAAACTTTTTACCAAATGGATCATTTCTAACGTCCTCAATGACAAACGCTCAAGCAAAATCTATGATTCATACTATTGGACCTCTCTTTTATGCTAATTCTAGTTATTAGGAAATGGACCTTGCAACTAACTCAACTCCATAATCTAGTTTTCACACAGCAAACTTACTTCAAGCATACCATAAACTTCGAGTGACCTTTATCTTTCCTCTTCGACAGCACTACCAAGTCACTTGAATCTCTGCCCTTTGCTTTGCCCTGTGTTCTCTATCTCCAGttaccccccaccccacccctccAATAGCCAATAAGCAGAAAAAGGTTGCAGTTAATTGCCCTTCCTGTTATCATCCAACAAATGACTACCATACATGCCTTTTGCCGGCAAGCTACCCTCGCCTACCTCATCAGTAGACATTTCTATCTGTCCACCCGTCCGCGAGATCAGATAGACTACTCTACTTCAGTTAGACGATAAGAGGGCCATGCTTGAAAGAATTTCATTAGTTCCTTCCACCTTTGAAGTAATGCTTTTGTAATATGAGCATTGTCTTGGTGCTATTAATTAAAGTATGCTCCTTTCTAATAAAAGATCATGCTTGTAAGTTATACAAGTAGAGAAAACACATacactccctctgtttcaatcTGCTCGTCTTACTTCCCCTTTTAGTTTACTTCAAAAACAATGTCTCTTTACACACCAAACAACTCGTTTAAAActacaagattaaaggacattttgatacattccacatatcTCTAGTTTAAGGCCACAACAttcaaattctttctttattttcttaaactccgagtcaagtcaaaaccagacaatCAGAGTATAATATAACAGCATATCAATAAATTGGATAAAACTGAGTTAAAAGAATACATAAAAATCTCACCTTTTTGAGTTCCTTATTATCAAGAACAGTACTAGCACCAGTAGAAGTAGAATTTTCCCCACTTCTTTCTTCCTCCTCCTCAGTACTATTAACAATAACCCCATCacttttttcttgaatttcctCTTTTGGGTCTTCAATTACTTGCTTATTCAACTCATTTGAACTTGCAGAAACACAAAATCTGCAACTTTTTCCTCTAATCAATGGAGATTTCAAGAACCCATTTTTCTGGGGTGGAAAAAATTTCAAGATTTGGTAGTTTAAAACTGATGCTGACATTGTTGGAGCTGAATTCATCTTTTTGTACTAAATAGAGTTTTTTTAAGTCTCATCAAGAGCTACAACATTTTGTTTACAAATtgggttttttttgttttttgtttttgtgaaaCATAACAAGATGAACTGTGAAAGAGAAATCTTGAAAATGGGAAGGATAACAGAGAGAGTGTCAATTTAATTTGTGGCTACAAAATGACTCAATAGAGAGGAGAAGTGTCAATCTAGTCTAGCAGTTAATGAAGTGGTTGAAAATTTTTATGTGTCACCTTTAAAATTTAacgaatataaaaaatattagagAATTCTTTTCATCTATCTTAGTGTTGTTGATGGAaagttataaatatttcatagaATTAGTCGAAGTACATAATAACGGACCTGAACACCATAATCTTTACAAAAAATGATAGTTTAATATGGACCAATTAGATCCAAAATTTAGAGCtttgataaatataaatgaGATAATGGTTTAAATACATCTCAATTATCATTGTTGTATGAGTTTTCTATTTGAATTATTAGTGTTTATGTTTTTCGATTGAATTATCATAAACTATTTGTTATAACACACATTAATTAGTATATAATAATACACAACGATATCCTTTTTGAATTCGAAAGTAATTAAGAAAGACACATTTGAGAGCACGAAGGGCTAAGTTATGAACAAACCATGTGCTCCCAAAGACACAAGGGGGAATAGAGTAAAGCTGCAAGTGAGGAAATAGTATGGAATAGGGACCTTGATTCTGAATAAAAGATGAAGGCATTCTATTAATCAAATAACAAGATGCAAGGACTTCTACACTTTTCTTGTCtttttatatcttcttcatgtctaatatttttctattcGTTTTGATTTCTTATCgtgacataaatttaaattaattgaattttaaaatgaatttcaGATACtagatcaaaaagaaaaatagaccGACTTGCAATGAGATTCGAGGCTCTAATATGGAGTCCACATACcaagtgaatttttttaaaaaaaattaataacaagtgcttaattataattagttagtataaggtgaaaaaaaatgaaattcttcCACTAAATTAAATGTctcatattcaatttttttaaattttttttattaatataacatttttttataaattttatataatataatttaaattaatcaaatgaGCAATTCTGAATTACAAATAGCCAGTAGTTTATCAGttctttcaaatataaaaaactaaataaaacagGGAGATTGGATTGCAGATAAACTCAACATTTTGTGGTTTACACATGACCAGCCACATGGTTCTCCCAGGAACCCATGTATGTGcatccaaataaaaatatacttaaaaaatatatttctatgtatttttttctttttttattagagTAGATTCCTatacttaaataaaataaaaagtcattGAATAGGTTAAAATCCTCataatttatcattattttgCAAAATCCATTAAACTACCATGTTAAAATATTTGTGGAGGAATATGATGTGCTACATGAATATCACGCTTTAAATTTAAAAGCTTTTTTGAAAAGTTCTTTCTAAGAACGATacatatgattttctttttttattattaaacgagctaaaattcttttattattgtGTCTCgtgaatttattttaaagatttttttcatCTCTCAGCATCTTTCTCAAATATTTTGCTACGTATTCTATCACATATttcatttaaaagaaattataatttagatatgaaactcaAGATAAAGATTGTAAATAGTTTAGGAAGACTTTAACCAATTTGCTCTCTTtttcaaagaacaaaagaatCACAAGTGGCTACTTTTTTATTCTGAAAAAAGGAGGTCTGTGGCTTTTCTTTTTAGATAAAAGCCAACATAACCTTCTAGCCTTTTCAATTATTACATCAACTATAAGCCATTCAAAAATTTGCTTGAGAAACTATCATTTCTGTATCTGAAAAGAACATAGAGGTGAGCT
The DNA window shown above is from Solanum stenotomum isolate F172 chromosome 6, ASM1918654v1, whole genome shotgun sequence and carries:
- the LOC125868130 gene encoding protein RESISTANCE TO PHYTOPHTHORA 1, chloroplastic translates to MNSAPTMSASVLNYQILKFFPPQKNGFLKSPLIRGKSCRFCVSASSNELNKQVIEDPKEEIQEKSDGVIVNSTEEEEERSGENSTSTGASTVLDNKELKKAVLKTASTFAPRASTATKNPAKPGTVLYTVFEVQAYASMLIGGALSFNLIFPSTEPDIWRLMGMWSIWMFTIPSLRARDCSKDEKEALNYLFLLVPLLNVAIPFFLKSFAVVWSADTVAFLGMYAWKLGWLQKER
- the LOC125868007 gene encoding probable serine/threonine-protein kinase PBL25 — encoded protein: MSCLPCFKKKAESPEDEVPVAQSKGISTTPPNPAEPFHKGDNVNSNAKTYTFRELASATKNFKQECLIGEGGFGRVFKGTLQGGEIVAVKQLDRSGTQGNQEFLVEVSKLTLLKHQNLVNLIGYCADGDQRILVYEYMPMGCLNDHLLDLKEDKKPLGWLSRMKIALGAANGLEYLHETANPPIIYRDLKGTNILLDKDFNPRLSDYGLAKLAGGGSKTNMSPMMMGTGYCAPEFEKNGEHTLKSDVYCFGIVLLELITGRRAVDTTRPANEQNLVAWAQPYFKDPKKFPELADPRLGKSFPVKGLNQAVGVTAMCLQDEPMVRPLIGDVVAALTFLTMPQPDDPIPSSPPAPTPTSNIEKSSPNNEDQESSENEDQGFSDDEDQDYSDDEYEDSESDQQNDEKVHDKQRSQKVSDKRKSQKVRDSQEDEKASSEYGYGSASGSSEYEDSGDDEQQNETAKSAKYSSHSRHKSKVKSRAKSNNSGSSS